A window of the Actinomycetota bacterium genome harbors these coding sequences:
- a CDS encoding type II toxin-antitoxin system HipA family toxin: protein MAYEPVGLVEVRCWGSRVGALALDDRSGFYAFEYAPAWLGSGVELAPTTMPAARAKGPFIFPTLPPDTYHRLPSMVADSLPDDFGNALTTAYLANEGVQPAQITPLDRLAYLGTRGIGALEFHPIRGPRTRKATAIDLSELVVAARSALSGHIRSEEGMADAISHLIAVGTSAGGARAKAVVALNPETGELRSGQVAADPGFEHWILKLDGMGADFDLGASGNFGRIEYGYHLMATVAGIEMSECRLLEEGGRAHFMTRRFDRTPEGDKVHAQTLCALGQLDFRRIGAHDYAQLFLQIEQLGLGPDTRAEAFRRMVFNIAAANCDDHTKNFTFLLPRDGEWALSPAYDVTHAHAPSSKWTRQHLMSVNGRSTGITKADVAEVGDRFSVPYATDIVGQVLEAVGKWPTYAGESGVPQATADQVARDIETWSAPLR, encoded by the coding sequence ATGGCGTACGAGCCGGTCGGGCTTGTCGAGGTTCGCTGCTGGGGCTCACGGGTTGGCGCGCTAGCGCTCGACGACCGGTCCGGGTTCTACGCGTTTGAGTATGCGCCTGCGTGGCTCGGTTCAGGCGTTGAACTTGCGCCCACCACGATGCCGGCAGCGCGAGCCAAGGGGCCATTCATCTTCCCGACCTTGCCGCCCGACACGTACCACCGGCTGCCCTCGATGGTTGCCGACTCCTTGCCGGACGACTTCGGGAACGCTCTCACCACGGCGTACCTCGCGAACGAGGGTGTGCAGCCTGCTCAGATCACACCTCTAGACCGTCTGGCATACCTCGGAACACGCGGGATCGGCGCCCTCGAGTTCCATCCGATCCGCGGACCGCGGACCCGCAAGGCGACGGCGATCGACTTGTCGGAACTCGTCGTGGCGGCGCGCAGCGCGCTCAGCGGACACATCCGATCCGAGGAAGGCATGGCCGATGCGATCTCGCATCTGATCGCTGTCGGCACGTCCGCAGGCGGAGCCAGGGCGAAGGCAGTCGTCGCACTGAATCCTGAGACAGGCGAACTGCGATCCGGGCAGGTGGCCGCCGATCCCGGTTTCGAACACTGGATCTTGAAGCTTGATGGGATGGGCGCCGACTTCGACCTCGGCGCGTCTGGAAACTTCGGTCGGATCGAGTACGGCTACCACCTTATGGCCACGGTCGCCGGCATCGAGATGAGCGAGTGCCGCTTGCTCGAGGAGGGCGGACGCGCCCACTTCATGACGCGCCGCTTCGACCGCACCCCCGAGGGCGACAAGGTGCACGCGCAAACCCTGTGTGCCCTTGGCCAACTCGACTTTCGACGGATCGGCGCTCACGATTACGCGCAGCTCTTCCTTCAGATCGAGCAACTGGGATTGGGTCCGGACACTCGCGCGGAGGCGTTTCGGCGGATGGTGTTCAACATCGCGGCGGCCAATTGTGACGATCACACGAAGAACTTCACCTTCTTGCTACCACGCGATGGTGAGTGGGCCTTGTCCCCGGCGTACGACGTCACGCATGCGCACGCCCCTTCGAGTAAGTGGACCCGCCAGCACCTGATGTCCGTCAACGGACGTTCTACCGGAATCACGAAAGCGGACGTGGCCGAGGTCGGCGATCGATTCAGCGTTCCCTATGCGACGGACATCGTGGGGCAGGTGCTCGAAGCCGTCGGCAAGTGGCCCACCTACGCAGGCGAGTCCGGCGTGCCCCAGGCCACGGCAGACCAGGTCGCGCGCGACATAGAGACGTGGTCGGCACCCCTTCGCTGA
- a CDS encoding helix-turn-helix transcriptional regulator, which translates to MNRSYVTIGELEVILGEQLRAARIAADLDQARLAGLADVSIGALSNIERGKGSSLKTLVAVVRALGRTDWIETLAPAVTVSPMQMLRAKQKTPRKRVRVRASDLRSSPAP; encoded by the coding sequence GTGAACCGCAGCTACGTGACGATCGGTGAGTTGGAGGTGATCCTCGGCGAGCAGCTCCGGGCAGCACGGATAGCCGCAGATCTCGACCAGGCGCGGCTCGCGGGGCTGGCGGACGTGTCTATCGGAGCGCTCTCCAACATCGAACGAGGCAAGGGTTCCTCCCTCAAGACGCTGGTCGCTGTGGTCCGGGCCCTTGGACGCACGGATTGGATCGAGACTCTGGCACCGGCGGTGACTGTCTCCCCGATGCAGATGCTGCGGGCCAAGCAGAAGACGCCTCGCAAGCGCGTGCGGGTACGGGCAAGCGACCTCCGTTCGAGTCCAGCGCCCTGA
- a CDS encoding sigma-70 family RNA polymerase sigma factor, with amino-acid sequence MRDGVPADLSLVFLSEYPRLVGTLYLMVGDFASAEDLAQETFLRALRHWSKVASYDQPALWIRRVGFNLALNAKRDRRRIREVMPEEQGVQPQFNDPEIAHALRALPAQQRAAAILCLVEDRPVAEVAGILACAESTVRVHLHRARKRLCRILGEPEASDVSR; translated from the coding sequence GTGCGCGACGGCGTACCCGCCGATCTGTCCCTCGTGTTCTTGTCCGAATATCCCCGGCTCGTTGGAACGCTGTATCTGATGGTTGGCGACTTTGCCTCCGCCGAGGATCTCGCGCAGGAAACGTTCCTCCGCGCGCTTCGGCACTGGAGCAAGGTGGCCTCCTATGACCAGCCTGCTCTGTGGATTCGACGAGTTGGCTTCAACCTCGCGCTGAATGCGAAACGCGACCGACGCCGGATCCGCGAGGTCATGCCCGAGGAGCAAGGAGTTCAACCCCAGTTCAATGACCCAGAAATCGCACACGCATTGAGGGCGTTGCCGGCACAACAGCGCGCAGCAGCGATCCTTTGTCTGGTCGAGGACAGACCCGTCGCGGAGGTGGCAGGAATCCTGGCCTGCGCGGAGTCGACGGTTCGGGTCCATCTGCACCGGGCCCGCAAGCGATTGTGCAGGATCCTCGGCGAACCGGAGGCCAGCGATGTCTCTAGATGA
- a CDS encoding DUF1778 domain-containing protein, whose amino-acid sequence MATKTERVEARLSSQERKLIERAAAFEGQSLSSFMVAAATERAEQVISAQTTTMLPADYFDRLLAAIDRAEDAPRLTVAAKKARQHGRIR is encoded by the coding sequence ATGGCGACCAAGACCGAGCGGGTAGAAGCGCGTCTATCTTCGCAGGAACGAAAGCTGATTGAACGAGCGGCCGCGTTCGAGGGTCAGTCGTTGTCTTCCTTCATGGTGGCAGCAGCGACCGAGAGGGCCGAGCAAGTGATCTCGGCCCAGACCACCACCATGCTTCCAGCCGACTACTTCGATCGGCTCCTCGCCGCCATCGACCGCGCTGAGGATGCACCGCGCCTGACGGTAGCCGCGAAGAAGGCACGGCAACATGGACGCATCCGGTGA
- a CDS encoding GNAT family N-acetyltransferase, translated as MTYRVEALRDDHDPAGFECGNASLTDWLKTHARLAKGQGTRTYVLIDQAAATVAGYFAIAPHLVAREDVPRGLGGGAPRHVPAILLAKLALDRRLQGHGLGSELLVRALETILEAARIAGGKLVVVDAIDERAVRFYEHHDFERSSLEPSRLFMKLSTVAKALGSPWP; from the coding sequence GTGACCTACCGCGTCGAGGCGCTGCGCGACGATCATGATCCCGCGGGTTTCGAGTGCGGGAACGCGTCTCTGACGGATTGGCTCAAGACTCATGCCCGCCTTGCCAAGGGGCAGGGCACGCGCACATACGTCCTCATCGACCAGGCAGCGGCGACCGTGGCGGGATACTTCGCGATCGCCCCGCATCTTGTCGCCCGGGAGGACGTTCCTCGCGGCCTCGGCGGCGGTGCTCCGAGGCATGTCCCGGCCATCTTGCTTGCCAAGTTGGCGCTCGACCGTCGGTTGCAGGGACATGGACTGGGGAGCGAACTGCTCGTGAGGGCTCTCGAAACCATCTTGGAGGCGGCCCGGATTGCGGGTGGCAAGCTCGTCGTGGTTGATGCCATCGATGAGAGGGCAGTGAGGTTTTACGAACATCACGATTTCGAGCGATCGTCACTCGAGCCGTCTCGGCTGTTCATGAAGCTGAGTACGGTCGCGAAGGCTCTCGGCAGCCCATGGCCGTGA
- a CDS encoding acyl-CoA dehydrogenase family protein, whose product MFDFLLTDSQQSLRDEVRDFVAWVPRDLILDMDQEKVLFPVEFLQEAGRRGLLGSRYPKRWGGRDTDWVTTCMAAEEVGTLGLIFGCLFGVGSEVVGEGLFRHGTDAQRDKYLAPMIAGTKVGAECLTEPRGGSDLFGATTTAEDRGDHYVLNGQKRFIVGAEGADHFLVYARTDNRPDTHAHKRLTTLMVERGPGVDVQYLYGLLGCRGGGTGRLVFRDVKVPKENVLGEPGGAYAVYESIMIPERLATAAMTLGAARPALDIATAYTTRRKAFGRPISQFQGVSFQIAEAVMLLDAARALVYTTARAVDSGQDPARARRMASETKKFATETAQKVVHTAMQVVGGIGYTNVFPLERMYRDMRLASIWTGTNEIMSTIIGHEWYRESGAAPALRDYEADAVNADAADEKVYE is encoded by the coding sequence ATGTTCGACTTTCTGTTGACGGATTCGCAGCAATCGCTGCGGGATGAGGTGCGCGACTTCGTCGCATGGGTGCCGCGCGACCTGATCTTGGACATGGACCAGGAGAAGGTCCTGTTCCCCGTGGAGTTCTTGCAGGAGGCCGGTCGCCGGGGGCTGCTCGGGAGCCGATACCCCAAGCGCTGGGGCGGCCGCGACACCGACTGGGTGACCACGTGCATGGCCGCGGAGGAAGTCGGCACGCTCGGGCTGATCTTTGGGTGCTTGTTCGGCGTCGGCTCGGAAGTTGTCGGAGAAGGGCTCTTTCGCCACGGCACCGACGCGCAGCGCGACAAGTATCTGGCGCCCATGATCGCAGGCACCAAGGTCGGCGCGGAGTGTCTGACCGAGCCGCGCGGTGGGTCGGATCTGTTCGGCGCGACGACGACCGCTGAGGATCGCGGCGACCACTACGTGCTCAACGGTCAGAAGCGCTTCATCGTGGGCGCCGAGGGGGCCGATCACTTCTTGGTCTATGCGCGCACCGACAACCGTCCCGACACTCACGCGCACAAGCGACTTACGACGCTGATGGTGGAACGCGGTCCCGGCGTCGATGTGCAATACCTGTACGGACTACTCGGGTGTCGCGGTGGCGGAACCGGTCGTCTGGTGTTTCGGGACGTGAAGGTCCCGAAGGAGAACGTCCTGGGTGAGCCCGGCGGGGCATACGCGGTGTACGAGAGCATCATGATTCCCGAGCGTCTGGCGACGGCGGCAATGACGCTGGGTGCCGCGCGCCCGGCGCTGGACATCGCGACGGCATACACGACTCGGCGCAAGGCCTTCGGACGCCCGATCAGTCAGTTCCAAGGCGTCAGCTTCCAAATCGCCGAGGCAGTCATGCTCTTGGATGCTGCGCGCGCGCTTGTCTACACGACGGCGCGCGCAGTCGATTCGGGCCAGGATCCGGCGCGCGCGCGCCGCATGGCGAGCGAGACGAAGAAGTTCGCAACCGAGACCGCGCAAAAGGTCGTGCACACCGCGATGCAAGTGGTCGGCGGGATCGGCTACACGAACGTGTTCCCGCTGGAGCGGATGTATCGCGACATGCGGCTGGCCTCGATCTGGACCGGCACGAACGAGATCATGTCCACGATCATCGGCCACGAGTGGTATCGCGAGTCGGGCGCGGCTCCGGCGTTGCGCGACTACGAAGCCGATGCTGTCAACGCCGACGCTGCCGACGAGAAGGTCTACGAGTAG
- a CDS encoding sugar ABC transporter permease, translated as MGRTSRSAGLAWFIAPALAGAGALVVVPALFTLVLAFTHYDGLSMPRAAGFENFRRMSHDVLFWTSLRNSLIFAGLAVPARLAVALGVGLLVAPRRAGVGAARTAVVAPTFVPDVAYALLWMWVFNPLYGPLAAGLRSIGLPGTEWLLGPWGARTSVVIISLFQVAEAIVVVAAVRNQIPRELYEAALVEGSSAWHTFRRLTLPLLTPVLVLLAARDVVFGLQSTFVPALVLTEGGPNYATTFLPLYTYQNAFEFLRFGYAAAMTIVMFAVTAAMIAVMLYGARLRRAPRARRSHKTQTQEAGHVR; from the coding sequence ATGGGGCGCACATCGCGATCGGCCGGCCTCGCGTGGTTCATCGCACCGGCGCTCGCAGGTGCCGGCGCGCTCGTCGTCGTTCCAGCCTTGTTTACCCTCGTGCTGGCCTTCACTCACTACGACGGGCTTTCGATGCCGCGCGCGGCCGGCTTCGAGAACTTCCGGCGCATGTCGCACGACGTGTTGTTTTGGACTTCACTTCGCAACTCGCTGATCTTCGCCGGGCTGGCAGTCCCGGCGCGTCTGGCCGTCGCGCTTGGAGTGGGGTTACTCGTCGCCCCCCGTCGCGCGGGAGTCGGCGCCGCGCGCACCGCGGTCGTCGCCCCGACCTTCGTCCCCGACGTCGCCTACGCCCTGCTGTGGATGTGGGTGTTCAATCCGCTGTACGGACCGCTCGCCGCGGGACTGCGATCGATCGGGTTGCCGGGAACCGAGTGGCTACTCGGCCCGTGGGGCGCGCGCACGTCGGTCGTCATCATCAGCCTGTTCCAGGTCGCCGAGGCGATCGTCGTTGTCGCCGCGGTGCGCAACCAAATCCCGCGCGAACTGTACGAGGCGGCCCTCGTCGAAGGGTCCTCGGCATGGCACACGTTCCGACGTCTAACGCTGCCGCTGCTGACACCCGTCCTGGTGCTGCTGGCGGCCCGCGACGTCGTGTTCGGCCTGCAATCCACGTTCGTGCCGGCACTCGTTCTTACCGAAGGGGGCCCGAACTACGCAACGACGTTTCTGCCGCTGTACACGTACCAAAACGCGTTCGAGTTCCTTCGCTTCGGTTATGCGGCGGCGATGACGATCGTGATGTTCGCGGTAACTGCCGCGATGATCGCCGTGATGCTGTACGGCGCGCGCCTGCGGCGCGCGCCGCGTGCTCGACGATCGCACAAGACACAAACGCAGGAGGCAGGCCATGTCCGCTGA
- a CDS encoding ABC transporter ATP-binding protein codes for MATLSLRQVAKSYGVTPVVGDLTLEIPDGELFVLVGPSGSGKSTILRLIAGLERPNAGEIQIGDRDVTRLDARARNVGMVFQSYALFPHMDVRENIAFGLRARRIPDADIARAVASVAEALDIAALLDRVPANLSGGERQRVALARALARNPDVLLMDEPLSNLDTPLRAQTRAEIVRLQSRFGTTTVYVTHDQIEALGMGHRIGVLHDGSLEQVGSPQEIYERPATLFVARFIGSPAMNVLRARASGSTLLAEPVRAALARAVAPTDVLAGIRPEHVHVEGSRWSGRPDGAQTFQACVDLVESAGDQVFLTLSAGEHTLVARVEPSFRPAPGSNVQAWLDPNRVHLFDPDTERALTPKS; via the coding sequence ATGGCAACGCTCTCGCTTCGCCAAGTCGCCAAGTCCTACGGCGTGACGCCGGTCGTCGGTGATCTCACCCTTGAGATCCCCGACGGCGAGCTGTTCGTCCTCGTCGGACCTTCCGGGAGCGGCAAGTCGACCATCCTGCGACTGATTGCCGGCTTGGAGCGGCCGAACGCCGGCGAGATCCAAATCGGCGACCGCGACGTTACACGCCTGGACGCGCGCGCGCGCAACGTCGGGATGGTGTTTCAAAGCTACGCGCTGTTCCCCCACATGGACGTTCGCGAGAACATCGCGTTCGGGCTGCGCGCGCGCCGCATCCCCGACGCCGATATCGCGCGCGCCGTCGCGTCGGTCGCCGAAGCCTTGGACATAGCCGCACTGCTCGACCGAGTGCCGGCGAATCTCTCGGGCGGGGAACGTCAGCGCGTGGCGCTCGCGCGCGCCCTGGCACGCAACCCCGATGTGTTGCTGATGGACGAACCCTTGTCGAACCTCGACACGCCGCTGCGCGCGCAAACGCGCGCCGAAATCGTGCGACTGCAATCGCGCTTCGGCACCACGACCGTGTACGTCACGCACGACCAGATCGAAGCGCTCGGCATGGGGCATCGCATCGGCGTGCTTCACGACGGATCGCTCGAACAGGTCGGCTCACCGCAAGAGATCTACGAGCGCCCGGCGACGCTGTTCGTTGCCCGCTTCATCGGAAGCCCTGCGATGAACGTGCTGCGCGCGCGCGCGTCCGGCTCCACGCTGCTGGCAGAACCGGTGCGAGCCGCCCTCGCTCGCGCCGTCGCCCCGACAGACGTACTCGCAGGGATTCGCCCCGAGCACGTACACGTCGAAGGGTCGCGATGGTCGGGACGCCCGGACGGCGCGCAGACCTTCCAGGCCTGCGTCGATCTCGTTGAATCCGCCGGCGATCAAGTGTTCCTGACGCTGTCGGCCGGAGAACACACCCTGGTTGCGCGAGTGGAGCCGTCGTTTCGTCCGGCGCCGGGCAGCAACGTGCAGGCCTGGCTCGACCCGAACCGCGTGCACCTTTTCGATCCGGACACCGAGCGCGCGCTGACCCCAAAGAGCTGA
- a CDS encoding sugar ABC transporter substrate-binding protein translates to MDRKLARHVAVLALAAILAACSSTRTESVRLQIFGDPQEAEAYRTLISAFEKDHAGTRVQLVVVGSQKDHMAKLATGFTAGNPPDLFLLNYRRFGQFAAKGVLEPLGDLLTKQMRPGLAEFYPPAVDAFRFSGRVVCLPQNISTPVVYYNTALFAREGIAPPSPGWDWDEMREKAQVLTADTNNDGRVDEHGLGFEPNLNRVAPFVWQAGGEIVDDLEHPTQMSLLDPPALEALKFLANLQHGDRVMPTLAEVESEDIESRFANGKLAMMIDSRRATTALRQVKGLEWDVAPLPVHPKVRRAAVMLHSDAYCMARASDHQDAAFAFVRFALGIQGATIMARTGRTVPSLRAVAESEAFLDPSQPPASARAFLDQIPVMRRSPNIAVWHEIESKADPVIEEWFYATEPPEFLGLEIDVATLDLLQPKPD, encoded by the coding sequence ATGGATCGGAAGCTAGCCCGCCATGTCGCGGTACTCGCGCTGGCGGCGATCCTCGCCGCATGTTCGTCGACCCGGACCGAATCGGTTCGGCTGCAAATATTCGGCGATCCCCAAGAAGCCGAGGCTTACCGCACGCTGATTTCAGCCTTCGAGAAGGACCACGCCGGCACCCGAGTGCAACTCGTCGTTGTCGGTAGCCAGAAGGACCACATGGCAAAACTGGCAACAGGCTTCACCGCCGGCAACCCGCCGGATCTTTTCCTTCTGAACTACCGCCGGTTCGGCCAATTCGCCGCCAAGGGAGTCCTCGAGCCGCTGGGCGACTTGCTGACCAAGCAGATGCGACCGGGTCTCGCCGAGTTCTACCCCCCGGCCGTAGACGCGTTCCGCTTCTCGGGGCGCGTCGTGTGCCTGCCGCAGAACATCTCGACGCCGGTCGTGTACTACAACACCGCGCTATTCGCGCGAGAGGGGATTGCGCCGCCTTCACCGGGGTGGGACTGGGACGAAATGCGCGAGAAAGCGCAAGTTCTCACGGCCGACACCAACAACGACGGCCGCGTGGACGAGCACGGGCTCGGGTTCGAACCGAACCTGAACCGCGTCGCACCATTCGTCTGGCAAGCCGGCGGCGAGATCGTGGACGACCTCGAACATCCGACGCAGATGAGTCTGCTCGATCCCCCGGCGCTGGAAGCGCTGAAGTTCCTTGCCAACCTTCAGCACGGCGACCGCGTGATGCCGACGCTCGCCGAGGTCGAGTCCGAAGACATCGAGTCGCGCTTCGCCAACGGCAAGCTCGCGATGATGATCGACAGCCGGCGCGCAACGACGGCTCTGCGTCAAGTGAAAGGACTGGAGTGGGATGTCGCTCCCCTCCCTGTGCATCCCAAGGTTCGGCGCGCGGCGGTGATGCTGCACTCCGACGCGTATTGCATGGCTCGTGCATCCGACCACCAGGACGCCGCCTTCGCGTTCGTGCGCTTCGCGCTCGGCATTCAAGGCGCAACAATCATGGCACGGACGGGACGGACTGTTCCGTCGCTGCGTGCCGTCGCCGAGAGCGAGGCGTTCCTCGACCCGTCGCAGCCTCCGGCCTCCGCGCGAGCTTTCCTCGACCAGATCCCCGTCATGCGGCGGTCCCCCAACATCGCGGTGTGGCACGAGATCGAATCCAAGGCCGACCCCGTCATCGAGGAGTGGTTCTACGCGACCGAACCTCCGGAGTTCCTCGGGCTCGAGATCGACGTCGCCACCCTGGATCTTCTGCAACCCAAGCCGGACTAA
- a CDS encoding carbohydrate ABC transporter permease, whose amino-acid sequence MSRLRRLAWPATALAVSVAFLLPLAVAIAGSFRGEGLPPPRGIEILPATASLDGYRSAFSLVPLARALANSLAIAAIAVPLAVGIAALAGYAIARAGRRARGLGLGVQLGLLLVPVSALWLGRFAIFSGLGVTDTWIPLIAPALMGGSPLFVLLFWLAFRRIPSDIFDAALLEGASHARVWRRVAMPMVRSTTAAVGLLAFSLSWGNFIDPLLYLNSEHLYTAPLMLRSLEQLGPTNWPVVLAGATLVTLPALAALSLALRAIAPRRGGSWIGS is encoded by the coding sequence GTGAGCCGGCTGCGCAGGCTCGCGTGGCCGGCAACGGCGCTGGCGGTCTCCGTGGCATTTCTGCTCCCGCTGGCAGTCGCTATCGCAGGTTCATTCCGCGGCGAGGGGCTCCCTCCACCGCGCGGGATTGAGATTCTTCCGGCCACCGCATCGCTCGACGGCTATCGCTCGGCGTTCTCGCTCGTCCCTTTGGCGCGCGCGCTGGCGAACTCCCTGGCAATCGCCGCGATCGCGGTCCCGCTCGCCGTCGGCATCGCAGCCCTGGCCGGGTACGCAATCGCGCGCGCCGGACGACGGGCCCGCGGACTCGGCCTCGGTGTGCAACTGGGCCTGTTGCTCGTCCCTGTAAGCGCACTGTGGCTTGGGCGGTTCGCGATCTTCAGCGGCCTCGGCGTCACCGACACTTGGATCCCACTCATCGCCCCGGCGCTCATGGGCGGCAGCCCGCTCTTCGTTCTGCTGTTCTGGTTGGCCTTCCGCCGGATTCCGTCCGACATCTTCGACGCGGCGCTTCTGGAGGGCGCGTCGCACGCCCGAGTATGGAGGCGAGTGGCAATGCCGATGGTTCGCTCGACAACGGCGGCGGTGGGGTTGCTCGCATTCTCGCTGTCGTGGGGCAACTTCATCGACCCACTTCTGTACCTGAACTCCGAGCACCTCTACACTGCGCCGCTGATGCTGCGCTCGCTGGAACAACTCGGCCCGACTAACTGGCCGGTCGTGCTGGCCGGCGCAACCCTGGTGACGCTGCCCGCTCTGGCCGCCCTCTCGCTTGCGTTGCGCGCGATCGCTCCACGCCGAGGAGGATCATGGATCGGAAGCTAG
- a CDS encoding MBL fold metallo-hydrolase, with protein MLDAFTWFKQSSLLWRGSPTVYIDPWGITDGQPPADLILLTHAHFDHLSEVDLAKITTDGTVVVAPHDIAAQLTRGDVRAVRPGEKLEAAGLQIETVAAYNVKPDRLDFHPRDNNWVGYLVPLGAHRYYFAGDTDHTPELDEVRADVAFVPIGGTYTMDVDEAAGAIKQIRPKLAVPYHFGFVVGTGGDGERLVKAIAPIEGAVLSPMHPFEL; from the coding sequence GTGCTCGACGCATTCACGTGGTTCAAGCAGTCATCGCTGTTGTGGCGTGGCAGCCCGACCGTCTACATCGACCCCTGGGGGATTACCGACGGCCAGCCCCCGGCCGACCTGATCCTGCTCACGCACGCGCACTTCGACCACCTGTCCGAAGTCGATCTCGCGAAGATCACAACAGACGGGACCGTCGTCGTCGCCCCACACGACATCGCCGCGCAACTGACGCGTGGAGACGTGCGCGCCGTCAGGCCGGGCGAGAAACTCGAGGCAGCCGGGCTTCAGATTGAGACGGTTGCCGCTTACAACGTCAAACCCGATCGCCTCGACTTCCACCCACGCGACAACAACTGGGTCGGGTACCTTGTGCCGCTCGGCGCGCACCGCTACTACTTCGCCGGAGACACCGACCACACCCCGGAGTTGGACGAGGTCAGAGCCGACGTTGCGTTCGTGCCGATCGGTGGAACGTACACAATGGACGTCGACGAGGCTGCCGGCGCAATCAAACAGATCCGCCCCAAGCTCGCAGTGCCGTACCACTTCGGGTTCGTCGTCGGCACCGGCGGTGACGGTGAACGCCTCGTAAAAGCAATTGCGCCGATCGAAGGCGCAGTCCTTTCGCCGATGCACCCCTTCGAGCTGTAG
- a CDS encoding ABC transporter ATP-binding protein, whose amino-acid sequence MNGLDARVQTVRGSLTIDVELAVEPGRTVALLGPNGAGKSTVVAALAGLLPLKAGWIRLDGTTLEDPAIGASASPSQRPIGTVFQDLLLFPHLSALDNVAFPLRARGIARTQARARAGELLEHMGIAHRARAKPWQLSGGEAQRVALARAVVHKPRLLLLDEPLSALDVRARGEILHLVRSTLASFEGVRVVVTHDPLEAMTLADELVLIEDGRVTQRGTPEDIRRAPTTSYAAELVGVNLFRGRLVPADAGVGRLDTADGILFVALPEPETLDDVLALVRPTDVSLFRARPEGSARNVLEGPIESITVSADRARVRIGSHPGVVAEITPGSVTRLGLTEGVHVWASFKAVEVTLVAAGSSD is encoded by the coding sequence GTGAACGGTCTCGACGCACGCGTACAAACCGTTCGCGGTTCCCTCACGATCGATGTGGAACTCGCAGTCGAGCCCGGCCGCACCGTCGCGCTGCTCGGGCCGAACGGAGCCGGGAAGTCCACCGTCGTTGCCGCGCTCGCGGGCCTGCTGCCGCTCAAGGCCGGCTGGATTCGTCTCGACGGAACAACCTTGGAGGACCCCGCAATCGGCGCGTCGGCTTCCCCGTCGCAACGACCGATCGGCACCGTATTCCAAGACCTGCTCTTGTTTCCCCACCTGAGCGCGCTCGACAACGTCGCGTTTCCGCTGCGCGCGCGCGGCATCGCACGCACCCAGGCGCGCGCGCGCGCCGGTGAACTCCTGGAGCACATGGGAATCGCGCACCGGGCGCGCGCCAAGCCGTGGCAGCTTTCCGGCGGCGAAGCGCAACGCGTCGCGCTGGCGCGCGCCGTCGTTCACAAACCTCGCTTGCTGCTGCTCGACGAACCGTTGTCGGCGTTGGACGTGCGCGCGCGCGGCGAGATCCTGCATCTGGTTCGATCTACGCTGGCCTCCTTCGAGGGCGTCCGCGTGGTCGTCACCCACGATCCTCTCGAAGCCATGACGCTCGCAGACGAATTGGTGTTGATCGAGGACGGCCGCGTGACCCAGCGCGGGACCCCTGAGGACATCCGCCGTGCCCCCACGACTTCCTATGCCGCCGAACTCGTCGGGGTGAACCTATTCCGCGGACGACTAGTTCCAGCCGACGCCGGGGTCGGCAGGCTCGACACCGCAGACGGCATCTTGTTCGTCGCGCTGCCCGAGCCCGAGACGCTGGACGACGTACTCGCGCTGGTGCGCCCCACCGACGTTTCGCTGTTCCGCGCGCGCCCGGAAGGCTCCGCGCGCAACGTGTTGGAGGGACCGATCGAGTCGATCACCGTCTCGGCAGACCGCGCGCGCGTGCGCATCGGCTCCCACCCCGGCGTCGTCGCAGAGATCACACCGGGGTCGGTGACGCGCCTCGGACTCACCGAGGGCGTCCACGTCTGGGCCTCATTCAAAGCCGTCGAGGTGACCCTGGTCGCCGCCGGGAGTTCCGACTAG